A genomic segment from Gammaproteobacteria bacterium encodes:
- a CDS encoding AraC family transcriptional regulator, with product MLTPRWYLWDGGFLALGKSEGVVPPHAHHAIQIVIAIEGDVAVKGTTGDWRDGRGVIIRPDARHSYDGKGASGAMLFVDPESSEGVWLRTALAEEIVVVPEERLDDSISALRTFFERPYESMELRELIRHCVLSLCAGAPPARRLDKRVTRVLDAVRASEDLRMSLEDAANIAFLSPGRFAHLFKQQVGLPFRHYLLWRKLARAMLAIGKGGTIGAAAHASDFADAAHLTRTFYQMFGIPPSVMMRGDFFEIASPFSVVD from the coding sequence ATGCTGACGCCGCGCTGGTACCTGTGGGACGGCGGATTTCTCGCGCTCGGAAAGAGCGAAGGCGTCGTGCCGCCGCACGCGCATCACGCGATCCAGATCGTGATCGCGATCGAGGGCGACGTCGCGGTCAAGGGCACGACCGGAGATTGGCGCGACGGCCGCGGTGTGATCATCCGCCCGGACGCGCGGCACTCCTACGACGGCAAGGGCGCGAGCGGTGCGATGCTGTTCGTCGATCCGGAATCGAGCGAGGGCGTCTGGCTGCGGACGGCATTGGCCGAAGAGATCGTCGTCGTCCCCGAGGAGCGCCTCGACGACAGCATCTCCGCGCTCCGGACGTTCTTCGAGCGGCCGTACGAGAGCATGGAGCTCCGCGAGCTGATCCGCCATTGCGTGCTGTCGCTCTGCGCCGGCGCGCCGCCCGCGCGCCGTCTCGACAAGCGGGTGACCCGGGTGCTCGACGCGGTCCGCGCCTCGGAGGATTTGCGAATGTCGCTCGAGGACGCCGCGAACATCGCGTTTCTGTCGCCCGGCCGTTTCGCGCATCTGTTCAAGCAGCAGGTCGGGCTGCCGTTTCGGCACTATCTGCTGTGGCGCAAGCTCGCGCGGGCGATGCTGGCGATCGGCAAAGGAGGAACGATCGGCGCCGCCGCCCACGCGTCCGACTTCGCGGATGCGGCCCACCTGACCCGCACCTTCTACCAGATGTTCGGGATTCCGCCCTCCGTGATGATGCGCGGCGACTTCTTCGAGATCGCGTCGCCGTTCAGCGTTGTCGATTGA
- a CDS encoding (2Fe-2S)-binding protein codes for MSVVSLRVNGALHEVDVEASTPLLYVLRNDLGLRGPRFGCGLAQCGACTVIIDGVATRSCVTPVGQVNGEITTLEGLAKDGKLHPLQQAWIDEQVPQCGYCQNGQIMTAKALLDRNPNPTDAEIREGMEGVLCRCMTYYRIQAAIKRVVRSTAASAEEASA; via the coding sequence ATGAGTGTGGTTTCACTGCGCGTCAACGGCGCCCTCCACGAGGTAGACGTCGAGGCGTCGACGCCCCTTCTATATGTGTTGCGCAACGATCTCGGGCTGCGCGGTCCGCGTTTCGGCTGCGGGCTCGCGCAGTGCGGCGCCTGCACCGTCATCATCGACGGCGTCGCCACACGCTCGTGCGTCACGCCCGTCGGGCAGGTCAACGGCGAGATCACCACGCTCGAAGGTCTCGCGAAGGACGGCAAGCTCCATCCGCTTCAGCAAGCGTGGATCGACGAGCAGGTGCCGCAGTGCGGCTACTGCCAGAACGGTCAGATCATGACGGCCAAGGCGCTGCTCGACCGGAATCCGAACCCCACGGACGCCGAGATTCGCGAGGGCATGGAAGGCGTGCTGTGCCGGTGCATGACCTATTACCGCATTCAGGCCGCGATCAAGCGCGTCGTGCGCAGCACCGCGGCGAGCGCAGAGGAGGCTTCCGCATGA
- a CDS encoding YciI family protein has product MKYLTFIRHAESYREAGPPQALMEAMGEFIQRSFENGTLVDTGGLLPSKEGARVRLANGKITVTDGPFAESKEIIGGWAILNADSKEEAVRVATELMELHRKYWPEFEGESEVRPMFDPGTGP; this is encoded by the coding sequence ATGAAGTACCTGACGTTCATCCGGCACGCCGAATCCTATCGAGAGGCGGGCCCGCCCCAGGCCTTGATGGAGGCGATGGGCGAGTTCATCCAGCGGTCCTTCGAAAACGGGACGCTGGTCGATACCGGCGGATTGCTGCCGAGCAAGGAAGGTGCGCGGGTACGGCTCGCGAACGGGAAGATCACGGTGACCGACGGGCCCTTCGCGGAGAGCAAGGAGATCATCGGCGGCTGGGCGATCCTGAACGCCGACTCGAAGGAGGAGGCGGTTCGGGTCGCCACCGAGCTCATGGAGCTGCACCGAAAGTATTGGCCGGAATTCGAGGGCGAGTCGGAAGTCCGGCCGATGTTCGATCCCGGGACGGGCCCTTGA
- a CDS encoding ABC transporter permease — protein MIHVRNAARQLTRHPAVSIIIVVMLAVAIGGSTAIFSLFHELLLRPLPVPDPERLVNLDAPGPKPGSTSCGWAGDCQYVLSYPMFRDLEAGQRVFSGIAAHHDFDANLAHDGATVAGGGLLVSGGYFSTLNLSPALGRLIGPGDDARIGASPVVVLRYGFWRDQLGADENVLGRTLTVNGQPLEIIGVAPEGFDGTTIGFRPDVFVPLTLHELMRPTGRPETENRRAYWLYAFARLAPGVSVQEASASINVLYSGILNDVEAPLQIGLSSEDLERFRNRRLILEPGARGQSWVPEGTAQPFTLLLGVTALVLLIVCANVANLLLARGVARSGEMAIRASIGAARRHLVAQLLTEAGALAVIGGALSLPVAAATLQLVAAIAPPEAAGIDFELDRAAMLFGAGVALGTVLLFGSVPALRAARTDPGAAIKGRSAQAGAGRGLVRFRGTLATLEIGLSIVLLVLAGLFTQSLMNIGRIDLGLDVESVVTFTVSPRLNGYEPERVMGLFDRIEEALAAQPGVTSVGSSAVPLLTNSSRNPGLKVEGFDAPYGTNTNAAMNEVSPGFFATLSIPFVAGRGFTDADRLLAPRVAVVNESFVRKFGLGGNALGSRFGFDFPGSPAPDIEIVGVVRDTKYSKVKAPIPPQFFLPRLQSLGLGTLTYYVRGAVEPAVLMGTIRRVVAGIDPNLPVDDVATMQRHVRDNVFLDRFVSLSSASLAALATFLAAVGLYGVLAYNVAQRTRELSLRIALGAEPGRLRRMVLKQVGIMGLVGGTLGLAAALGLGRAAEALLYGVSGYDPRVLAAAAAVLAVVVLAASYLPARRASNVAPMEALRHE, from the coding sequence ATGATTCACGTCCGCAATGCCGCTCGGCAGCTGACCCGCCATCCCGCGGTCTCGATCATCATCGTCGTCATGCTCGCCGTCGCGATCGGCGGCAGCACGGCGATCTTCTCGCTGTTTCACGAGTTGCTGCTGCGACCGCTGCCGGTCCCCGACCCCGAGCGGCTCGTGAACCTCGACGCGCCCGGTCCGAAGCCGGGCTCGACGAGCTGCGGCTGGGCCGGTGATTGCCAGTACGTCTTGAGCTATCCGATGTTTCGCGATCTCGAAGCGGGGCAGCGGGTCTTCAGCGGCATCGCCGCGCACCATGATTTCGACGCGAACCTGGCGCACGACGGCGCGACCGTCGCAGGCGGCGGACTGCTCGTATCCGGCGGCTACTTCAGCACGCTGAATCTTTCCCCCGCGCTCGGCCGACTGATCGGCCCGGGCGACGATGCGCGGATCGGCGCATCGCCGGTCGTCGTGCTGCGCTACGGATTCTGGCGCGATCAGCTCGGCGCGGACGAAAACGTGCTCGGACGCACGCTGACGGTCAACGGGCAGCCGCTCGAGATCATCGGCGTCGCTCCGGAAGGCTTCGACGGCACGACGATCGGCTTCCGGCCGGACGTGTTCGTGCCGCTCACGCTGCACGAGCTCATGCGGCCGACCGGTCGACCGGAGACCGAAAACCGCCGCGCGTACTGGCTCTACGCGTTCGCGCGCCTCGCGCCCGGCGTCTCCGTGCAAGAGGCTTCGGCCTCGATCAACGTTCTCTACAGCGGCATCCTCAACGACGTCGAGGCGCCGCTCCAGATCGGCCTGTCGAGCGAGGATCTCGAACGCTTTCGGAATCGGCGGCTCATCCTCGAACCCGGCGCTCGGGGGCAGAGCTGGGTACCGGAGGGCACCGCGCAGCCGTTCACGCTGCTGCTCGGCGTGACGGCGCTCGTCCTGCTCATCGTCTGCGCGAACGTCGCGAACCTCCTGCTCGCACGCGGCGTCGCGCGGTCCGGCGAGATGGCGATCCGCGCATCGATCGGCGCAGCGCGCCGCCACCTCGTCGCCCAGCTGCTGACGGAAGCCGGCGCGCTCGCCGTGATCGGCGGCGCGCTGAGCCTGCCGGTCGCCGCCGCGACGCTGCAGCTCGTCGCCGCGATTGCGCCGCCGGAAGCCGCGGGCATCGACTTCGAGCTCGACCGGGCGGCAATGCTGTTCGGCGCCGGCGTCGCGCTCGGCACGGTCCTGCTCTTCGGCTCGGTCCCGGCCCTGCGCGCCGCGCGCACGGATCCCGGCGCGGCGATCAAGGGCCGGTCGGCTCAGGCCGGCGCCGGGCGCGGCCTCGTGCGTTTCCGCGGCACGCTCGCGACGCTCGAGATCGGCCTCTCGATAGTGCTGCTCGTGCTCGCGGGCCTCTTCACGCAAAGCCTCATGAACATCGGGCGCATCGACTTGGGGCTCGATGTCGAGTCGGTCGTGACGTTCACGGTGTCGCCTCGATTGAACGGCTACGAACCCGAAAGAGTCATGGGCCTTTTCGACCGCATCGAGGAGGCGCTCGCGGCGCAGCCGGGCGTCACGTCCGTCGGCTCGTCGGCCGTGCCGCTCTTGACGAACAGCTCGAGGAACCCGGGCTTGAAGGTCGAAGGCTTCGACGCACCGTACGGCACGAACACGAATGCGGCGATGAACGAGGTGAGCCCCGGCTTCTTTGCAACCCTGTCGATCCCGTTCGTGGCCGGCCGGGGCTTCACCGACGCGGACCGGCTCCTCGCTCCGCGGGTGGCCGTGGTCAACGAAAGCTTCGTGCGCAAGTTCGGGCTCGGCGGGAACGCGCTCGGCTCACGCTTCGGTTTCGACTTCCCCGGTAGTCCGGCCCCGGACATCGAGATCGTCGGTGTGGTGCGCGATACGAAGTACAGCAAGGTCAAGGCGCCGATCCCGCCGCAGTTCTTCCTGCCGCGCCTTCAGAGCCTGGGGCTCGGCACGCTCACCTACTACGTGCGCGGCGCCGTCGAGCCGGCCGTGCTCATGGGGACGATTCGTCGCGTGGTCGCCGGCATCGATCCGAACCTGCCCGTCGACGACGTTGCGACGATGCAACGGCACGTGCGGGACAACGTGTTCCTCGATCGTTTCGTGAGCCTCTCGTCGGCGAGTCTCGCGGCGCTCGCGACTTTCCTCGCCGCGGTCGGGCTCTACGGGGTCTTGGCCTACAACGTCGCGCAGCGCACGCGCGAGCTCAGTCTGCGTATCGCGCTGGGCGCCGAGCCCGGACGATTGCGGCGCATGGTGCTGAAGCAGGTCGGCATCATGGGGCTCGTCGGCGGCACGCTCGGCCTCGCGGCCGCGCTCGGGCTCGGCCGAGCCGCCGAGGCGTTGCTGTACGGTGTTTCGGGATACGATCCGCGCGTGCTCGCGGCGGCCGCCGCCGTGCTCGCGGTTGTCGTGCTCGCGGCGAGCTACCTGCCCGCGCGACGGGCGTCCAATGTCGCACCGATGGAAGCGCTGCGCCACGAGTAG